A genomic region of Manihot esculenta cultivar AM560-2 chromosome 15, M.esculenta_v8, whole genome shotgun sequence contains the following coding sequences:
- the LOC110601398 gene encoding transmembrane protein 45A has translation MGTLVGHVAPGFAFFFLGFWHLFNHTRLFVQHPNSYTSSPWFPTPKFRYIELVLIMVGSSISVSMELFIGPERHQPFDPDGTIPSNHLHNFEHSSISMTFFVYALFAIIIDKMGVKAQYGLTQFLGALAFGQQLFMFHLHSADHMGVEGQYHLLLQIVIVVSLATTLMGMGMAKSFMVSFVRSASIMYQGLWFIVMGYVLWTPSLVPKGCFIHSEEGHQVVRCSGEEALHRAKSLVNIQFSWLLIGITIFVMCFYLGMHKYYGEENIEYSSLTKEDQQLLEEDSDDVESQKTDNKPNSFMNIGRSFAPIDMER, from the coding sequence ATGGGTACTTTGGTGGGTCATGTGGCTCCAggctttgctttcttttttcttgGTTTTTGGCACCTGTTTAACCACACGAGACTCTTTGTTCAACATCCCAATTCTTACACCTCTTCTCCTTGGTTTCCGACCCCAAAATTTAGGTACATAGAGCTTGTCTTGATTATGGTAGGTAGCTCAATCTCTGTGTCTATGGAGCTGTTCATTGGTCCTGAGAGACACCAACCCTTTGATCCTGATGGAACCATACCATCAAACCATCTTCATAATTTTGAGCACTCTTCAATATCAATGACTTTCTTTGTGTATGCACTTTTTGcaataattattgataaaatggGTGTTAAAGCTCAGTATGGTCTAACTCAATTTCTTGGAGCATTAGCCTTTGGGCAACAGCTTTTTATGTTCCATCTTCACTCAGCTGATCACATGGGTGTTGAAGGCCAATACCATTTGCTTCTCCAAATAGTTATAGTTGTTTCTTTAGCCACCACTCTCATGGGCATGGGCATGGCTAAGAGTTTCATGGTTAGCTTTGTTAGGTCTGCAAGTATTATGTACCAAGGTTTGTGGTTCATAGTCATGGGCTATGTTCTTTGGACTCCATCTTTGGTCCCCAAAGGTTGCTTCATTCACTCAGAAGAAGGTCATCAAGTTGTGAGATGTTCAGGGGAGGAAGCTTTACACAGGGCCAAGTCGCTAGTAAATATTCAATTCAGCTGGCTCTTGATTGGAATCACCATTTTCGTGATGTGCTTCTATTTGGGTATGCACAAATACTATGGTGAAGAAAACATTGAGTACTCATCTTTAACAAAAGAAGATCAGCAGTTGCTTGAAGAAGACTCAGATGATGTAGAATCACAAAAGACTGATAACAAACCAAACAGTTTTATGAACATAGGAAGAAGCTTTGCCCCAATTGACATGGAAAGGTAA